The following is a genomic window from Miscanthus floridulus cultivar M001 chromosome 14, ASM1932011v1, whole genome shotgun sequence.
AGTATACTACTGCTaccctgctgctctctcatccatCTGCAGGGCCGGGTGGTGGTGATGCCGGCGTACAGTGCTGCTCTCTCATCCATCTCTCGTCTCATCTCTCATTTTTTTTTCCTGAATTTATACTACGCATCAAACCCTATTCGCCTatactgaaatttggcttatactgATGCTTAAATATTATGAGAGGAAAAACATTTTTCTACGGCTGAAAAGTAGTGCTGAATAAGCTCATGCATGGTACTACTTTAATTCCTTCACACTTGTGTAGTCAAAACTTGGACACAACAACTACTTCAAAGACAAAACGTGCTGACTCATGTTCCAAAGCTTCCAAAAAGGTCTGAAACCTTGCTTGCTCGGTCTCCTGTACGCTAGCTGTTATTGCGCACTGTAGATCACTGTGCCGGTTGAAAAAAAGGTGCCTCATCAGCTCACAGCAACGTGTCAGTTCAGGAACAAATGTTTCCAAGGGTGCTAGATggaaaaggaagattttgaagtTTGGATGCTAATTAAGTCAGGAAGAACAAAGTTCTTTTAGGTGTTAAATAAGGAATTTTCTCTATATTATTATACGTGGCCCAACCCAATGAAGCAAAACACATGCACGGGAGGAAGAGGATAaagcgcgtgcgtgcgtgcgtgcatgcatacatacatacatcCAGTGGCCATATTCGTGTTTGGCACGTATACATACATATACCACCATATATATACCGGTCGTCGTATCGATTCATGGAGGTAGCTAGCACGTACGTACGTATACAGTCTGTCTCATGCATACCAGTATTCGTGTACGGTAGCTGTACCGTCTCTTTCTTCGTCGTCGTACAGCTATCTAGGCACACCTCGAGAGCTAGAGGGTGGTTAGGAAATGGCGATCACTGACAGTGGCACTACCACATCTCGTGTCGCTGCATTGCTAGAAGCCGGTCCGCGAGAACTAGGATTGTTGTGTCCTTGCATGACACGGTCTCGCGATCATGATTACCTAGAGAGATGCATGGATCAATAATGCAAGCAAAGCAAAAGGCTATGATGAGCAGACATAGAGAGAAATTGAACCAACCTTCATGCTACTGCGCTGCatcttttcctttttccttttaacCTACCATACTACCCCCTTTATTTATTAATCTTGCTTGGTTCTCCTCTCTTCAGTCTTTTCCACCACGTGCTTGTTCTTCTATTGGGAGCGAGTGTTCTGTTGGCATCAACGGTTTTGGTTTTTCGAATTCAGTGGTCCAGGATGAGCTTTTGGCGGCACAAGGCTCCCGGAATTCAGAGTTATCCACTAGATCATCAGGCCAGCAGTCCGGCAAGGAATGAAGGAGAGAGTCAGAGAGATTGAATCGTATATTCTGTTCTACTTTGAGTCCTCCTTCCTGTTGACTTCAATTCATTCGGTAGCTCAAAAAGTTTCAGACCAAACAGATCGATATCAACCCGCGGACAGCTATACATTATTGCACCTTTGTCGGAGTGGTACGGCAAGCAAATCTTCAGCTCCAGCTGCATTATATCATGCGTGCATTGATACTGGACAGATCACACCGGTCACTgaattgaagaagaagaagatgatgatgatgatgatggtgatgagtgATAGTAGTAGTGGTACTCGATCTGTGATTGACAGCTCTTGTCTTTCTAGGCACCTGTCCTTTTAAATTTGGACACCAACAACGCAACGAACTCGATCGATTGTGCCGCTGTTCACTATTTATGTTAGTTGTTCCTTTGCTTAGACCCTATAAGGGGGCATGCATGCATTGGGTGGCGTCTCAGTCGTCATTGGGACGGCGATCAAAATGGACGGTCTGGAATTGTTGCCTGGCTGGCCAAACATGTTGAATGCAAAAGCGTATCAGAACATGGAACACTTGGGGGCAGGCAGAATTTGAAATGCTGAAGAAACACTATTGGTTTGGTCCATGTGTGCCGTGGTGGGAGCTGGACGACAAACTGATGACCAAGGAGGAAGAAAGCAATGGCATGCAGCAGTAGTTACACTTGTCCCCATGAAAGGGAGACAAGTGTAAAGCAAATAAAGCTAGCTGCTATGAGCGAGAGCGAGCTGACTCGAgggtgtgtgtgtatgtgtgtatatatatatatgtatatgtatatgtatatgtatatatatatgtatatgtatatatatatatatatatatatatatatatatatatatatatagaactactactctgtagctggctacaaaataacttattctgtagccatcttgagttacgataattactatgttaatttatgagattatagtaacttcttactaagtggtttactataacgttatggtaaatattcccgtgtgttatagtaacccaactatagtaaatatatattgacattattgtaaattagtatataaaattatggtaaatggaggtggctacagaataacttattctgtagctggctactgaatagcctctccctatattatatatatatatatatatatatatatatatatatatatatatatatatatatatatatataactactatcctgtagctggctacagaataacttattctgtagccactttgagttacgataattactatgttattttacgagattatagtaactccttactaagtggtttaatataacgttatggtaaatatccccatgtgttatagtaacccaactatcgtaaatatgtatttatattatgataaattagtatataaaattatagtaaatggaggtggctacagaataacttattttgtagccggctactgaatagcctctccctatatatatatatatatgtatatgtatgtatgtatgtataactACTACTCtgcagctggctataaaataacttattctgtagctactttgagttaccataattactatgctaatttatatgattatagtaacttcttactaagtgatttactataatattACGGTAAATAtcttcatgtgttatagtaatatatatataagGTGTCAAGTCCCTGCTACCTCCTGCTCCTGTCCTCCAATTCAGGTTCATCATCAGTGACTTTTATTGAGTtttagtactagtactagtactggCTTGTGTTTCCTTATTGCCACGGCCTCGATCGCCTTTCATGATGAGCTCGAGGCCGATCAATGATGTTAATGCATGAAAAGCGAAAGAGCTGCATTGACAACATATATACAAATAACGCCAACCTTACCGGAACGGGCACTCATGCTGCATCTTtcaacctactactactactaccctcCTTTAGTTTCGGCTCTCCTCTTCAGTCTTTTCCacgtgcttcttcttcttcttcttcctgttccTCTTCTTCTCGTCTTGACATGAATGGCTCTGGTTTTCGAATTCAGTGGTGGTCCCGTCTCGTCTGTCCGGGAGGGATGAGGTTTTGGCGGCACACGGACGCACTTTTTTTTTCCAGGAATTCAGAGCTATCCATCCATCGTTCAGATCAGGCCGGCAGGCCAGCAAGCTAGTAGCAAGGAATGAGAGAGAGTCGTCAGAGGGATGAATCGTCTATTCTGCTAGCATTTGAGTCGTCCTGCCTGACTCGAATTCATTCGGTAGCTCATGCAAAAAGTTTCAGACCAAACAGATACTACGAAGCCGCGGTCAGTATACGTCATTGCACCCTTGAGCGGGGTACGGCAAAGAAATCTTCAGCTCCAGTAGTGCTATATTGCTATTGGCActagaagcagcagcagcagcagcagcaggagtgtAATGAATGAAGCCCTGATATGATGATTGTCTGAAGAAGGATCGGGGCGAATGAATGATTGGGCGCCTTTCACGCGCGTCGTCCTGCCGGCACGCAAAAGGTCGCCGCGCGCCCGGGTTCGAAGCTCAAACCGCTCTGAAACTTTCAAATTGAAAACCGAGCCCGGAGCATTTCGCGAGCTGgcagaaaaaaaaaaagcaacgCTGGATCGGAGTACTTTCAGGCTAGTGGACCTCAAGCTTTGGCTCTGCTTTCTTCATTCTTTTCATCAGGTTCCTGCACCGCAAGGAACCGAGAACCGCTCCTGCGCGCGCGAGCTGCTGCTAACGAACGCTCAACGCTGTGAACTGACGATGGTAGTGGTAGCTAGCAGTAGCTGAAGTGGTAGCTCCAGTAGGTCCTGCTTTTCAGGCCAACAGTGGTCGGCCGGTCGATTCAGGCCAGGCGTCAGAATTCGAATAGTGGCATTCATGGAGATACAGCACTGCTTCATTGGCCTCACTGACAGTCTCCATGTCTGAATCTGAAGCACTGCTGCAGATCGCTCCTTGCCAGAAGCCGTGAAGGATCGGACGACGACGACAAGGCAAGGCGGCAGGCAAGGAAAGCCGCGCCAGCTCAGGTGTCCAACAAGATCCGTCGTCCTGGCCTCCTCCGGGGCCGCCTTCGGCCTTTGGAAGCATGCATCCACATTTTGGAAGCAGAAAAAGCATCATCCTCTTCGCTGGCGCTGGCCTTTTCGTTCGTTCCTTCTTTGTTCGAATTAAAGCTCGTGCAAATCAGGCAATCAGGCACCTAACCTATTGCGTGCTGCCGCAAATGATTGGCTGGAGATCGGACCATTCAGAAGGGCAAAATGCCGGTAAAAGTCCGGAGCAGAGCTTGGCTCCTTCCGTAGCACGTACCTTTTTTTGCTGTGTGAATGAAGGAGAGAGTTTTAAATTTGTTTTCTCGCGAATTTTGTACTATATTCCTGTCAAATTCTACACTAGTGTTGTCCGAGCAAGTCGCCTTAGATTGCTCGGCTCTTCCTTCTCTACTAGTAGAGACCCGAGTGTGAATGCCATCGTAGTAGTATTGTACCAACAAAACACAAAAAAGCACCACAATTGCATGGGGCCGGCCAACTTGTTAGTAAATCCAACAAACTCTGGAATTTTTCAAACCAATGTTCGGTCAAAACGGACATGCAATTCTAAAATAGTGTTCCGTCGAACCttcttttaagtttgaccaaatttgtatAAACAGATACTAATAGTACTTAACATAGTTGATACGTATAGTTAGATTCATCGCGGAATGTATTTTCGTAGCATAACTATTCGAAGTCATAAATGTTGAcatcattttctataaatctagtcgaAATTAAGATGCTTTTATTTGGACTAGACCTAGAATTCGATCCTCCTTGGGACGGAGGAGTGCATATACGCATGTTTTAAATCGCATTTCAGGCCATTGGCGGGAGATTCAGAGTGACGAGACAGATGCACAGTGAGTGAAGTGGTTACTCTCGTTGTGCAGCAGCATGTGGGCTGTGCTGGAGAAACGTTGATATGGAAAGGGCCCAATAGGTCACTCGGGCCATTCACACACACAGAAAGGGGCCAACCCAATTCCTGTGGGGGTCCAATAGGTCACTCGGGCCATTCTCGCACACACGTAAAGGGCCAAACCCACCACCATTCCTATGGTCACATAAAAGGGGCCCAATAGATCACTCGGGATCGGGCCgttcacacacacgcacacataaaGGACCAACCCAGACGGGCTGAAACTTCTGCGGCGGCCCATTATCACAGACTCCCTGCTCACTTGCCGAAACAATCAACGCAGCCCATCGCCGTAACCCAACCGCCATAACTTTTCCTCCAAGCAATACTCCTTTCCACAGCAATCACTACCCGCACCCAACTGCCACACTGAACCCACTCCACCATCCCCACATGTCATACTCTACTCACCTCATGGGCCACCCGGCCCTTCTCAACACCACTAAGCACTCCGCTCGCTACAATTCACACAGACGGTGATATACCGTACCAGCTACCATtcatcaaacactgacatgcGGACCACATCATCCAGGCGCATTCTCGACCCCACGTGTAAGCGTCACCAGCGACGAGTGTAGATACTCCGCACATGCCGTTCACGTGAGCACAGAAATATCTCCGACGCCGACGCGACGCCTGCGCCATTTAACCCATTCCCCTTCTCGTTCGTCTCGCTTCGTCCGTCCCCTCCCGTTCCCACAGCCCCCTTCccaaaaccctaaaccctagccgccgccgctgcagaaGCGGAAGCGGTACAGCCAGCCATGTACGCCGTCCTCCGCCGCGCGGCGCCCCTCCGGCGGCGCGCCGTGTTCGCGCACGCGGCCGCGCTGCTCCAGCAGCAGCCGGCTGCGCTGGGCGCGGCCGTGGCCCCACGGGCGCCGCTCCCGGCGGGAGCGGTCGCGGCCGCGTGGTTCCACTCCTCGCCGGCGTGGCTCGGGTTCCGGGAGACGGGACCCGcaggggcggcggcgcgcgcggagTTCGCGGCGGAGGAAGGGTCGTTCTACGAGGAGGATAAGAGGGCGCCGGCTACCGGGGGCGCGGCGGAGGAGGGGCTCGAGATTGCCAAGCTCGGGATCTCGTCCAAGATCGTCGAAAGGCTCGCCCGTAAGGGCATCACCAAGCTGTTCCCCATCCAGGTAACGAGGAGCGCTGGAATCTGTACCTTCACCTTTCGTTTGGTCCAAGAGGAACCATATGTCAAACTGCTTGTCCTGTTCTGCTTTGTGGACATTAGGACTATATAGGTGAATTCGATGCTTGATTAGTGATTGCAGAGATCAAGGTGctcatatatatagttataatatGAGAAGATTGCTCTCCTTTTGCTTTGTTCTGCTCATATAACTGAGAAAAGTGTAGTGTTGTTTACCAAGTTCACATTGGTCGTAATTTGACTGCTTATGTACTGCCGCAAATAGTTCCAAAATTACACATTTCTGGCCATGTCAAGAATTGCTAGTGTTAGTTATGTTTAGGTGCCATATTACAAATGATAAAGGAGTGCCTTGCAATTCGATGGATCTCATATGTATGACGTGAAGGTGATTCTTTCATATTGGTACTGATTTGATAGTAAACTTTGCGTTTTGTTTTTCTACCTATATAGAGAGCTGTCCTTGAGCCAGCAATGCAAGGAAGGGACATGGTTGGTCGTGCCAAAACTGGGACTGGTAAAACTTTGGCATTTGGAATCCCCATATTGGATGCAATTATCCGCCACAATGAGAAGTACACGTAAGCTTGGTTCCTCTTAACAATGTACACATGTAAAGTATTTTTTATTTGTTCTTTTTTTGGTTCATTCTCATCTTTCATTTAATTGTTGTTGATTTTACAGGGCTGGTAAGTTTCCCTTGGCTATTGTTTTGGCGCCAACAAGAGAACTTGCAAAACAGGTTGAGAGGGAGTTCCTTGATTCCTCCCCCTTGGAAACAGTGTGTGTATATGGAGGGACTCCAATTATGCAGCAAATAAGGAAACTTAATTACGGTGTTGATGTGGTCATTGGGACACCTGGACGCATGATTGATCTGCTAAAAAGAGGTGCTCTGAGTTTGGCAGAGATCCGATTTGTTGTTCTTGACGAAGCAGACCAGATGTTGTCTGTTGGGTTTGATCAAGATGTTGAGACAATTTTGGAGAGAGTGCCTCCGCAACGTCAAACATTGATGTTCTCTGCAACAATGCCAACATGGATACGGAAGCTCACACAGAAGTACCTCAACAGTCCTGTTACAGTAGACCTTGTGAGTGCCAACTTCTTGTGTTACTTTTGTTTGCACACATTTATTGCTTGACTTCGTAACTTGAATTTTGATGAACAAGATGTGGAGCCATTTCTGGACTTGTATATTGCATACTTTGTAGGATCTTGTTGCTTCTTTAGATTGGGAACTAAATTGTCCAATTTGACTATGTTTGATTGATTGAGTCCCTTCTTTGGAAGTGCTATCAAGTTATGCTCATATTGAATCTTTTTATTTGCTACATCTGGCCCTACATTATGCCCGAGAATGCATGCAGTTGATCTTGTAAATTCTTTCGTTTCAATATGGTCTAAAATATTGTATGACTGCAAGCAGCTCATCCTGTAAAATTTTCCCAATCATTAAGTACACTAGTTAGAGGATTTAGTTGTGGAGAAGTTATATGGATAGGTTCATCCCAAAGATTACAAGGAGAGCTTTTAGTTTGAATACTAATTTTAGCATGTGCTAAGAAAATCATGATGGCATCAAAGATATGCAGTGGTAGCCctcaactagggtcaaacagatTTGGAAAATTGGTCTAATAGTGTTTGTAGCCTACTATAGCAAAAATCTGCAAACATTATTACTGATTCCATGAAGTGTAAATGATATTTGTTGACCTGAAAACGACCAATTTAAAGTTGCCTATTGTGTGTGCATTAGTTTGTCTGTTTCTTGCGCTTTGTTGAACtttgggcgtacccagtgcaaagagctcccgctctgtgcggggtttggggaagggtgtcagtggcaagccttacccttgcctgtgcaatgcgaggagaccgcgactcgaacctgggaccttccggtcacaggcggtaagactctaccacttgcactaggcccgcccttcGCTTTGTTGAACTTTGCCTTTGCTAAATGTCATTTGGTTGCTGCACATAGTTCTCTGTTGAACAATTTCATTATAGGCAGATTGTTCCTCTATGCTCTCTGTTAAGAAATTATTTGCTAGTACATGGAATTGATTTACTGTTTCTTTCTAGGTTGGTGAGGATGACCAGAAGCTGGCTGAAGGAATTAGTCTGCTCTCTGTCTCTTCGGAGAACCGTCAAAAACCAGCTGTCCTTGGGGAATTGATTAAGGTCAATATAGATTAGGTTTTATTATATTTGTCCCATTAAAACTTAATTCTTTCCCAGTGATTTCTTCTAATTTGTTGGAACACGTTAGCAATTTATTTGTTCATGCAGGAACATGCGAAAGGTGGTAAGTGCATTGTTTTTACACAAACAAAAAGGGATGCAGATAGATTGTCACACAATATGAGTCGAAGTTTCCAATGTGAGGCTCTTCATGGGGATATCTCTCAATCCCAAAGAGAGAGAACACTGGCAGGATTTCGAGATGGGCGGTTTAATATATTGATTGCCACTGATGTCGCTGCTCGTGGATTGGATATCCCAAATGTAGATCTGGTTTGTGCTTCCCCTTTTCTAAGTTATCTCCTTCATTTTTGTAAGCACCATGTGCATGCTCTACCCCTCATGTGGTTCTCATTGTTCAGATAATACATTATGAATTGCCAAACTCGTCAGAGATATTCGTTCACAGATCTGGCCGAACTGGACGTGCTGGGAAGAAGGGCACTGCAATTGTGATGTACAGCTATGAACAAAGTAGAGCTGTACGGGTCATTGAACGTGACGTTGGATGCAAGTTTACAGAGGTGGGGGCTTGTGGTTTGCATTGTACAATGCTGAGCactgtgcatttttttttggatGTTATCACCACTGAATTATGCTCACTTGGTTTTCCTTTGTCTCGCAGCTTCCAAAAATTAATGTCGAGGGATCTGTCT
Proteins encoded in this region:
- the LOC136502884 gene encoding DEAD-box ATP-dependent RNA helicase 9-like; translation: MYAVLRRAAPLRRRAVFAHAAALLQQQPAALGAAVAPRAPLPAGAVAAAWFHSSPAWLGFRETGPAGAAARAEFAAEEGSFYEEDKRAPATGGAAEEGLEIAKLGISSKIVERLARKGITKLFPIQRAVLEPAMQGRDMVGRAKTGTGKTLAFGIPILDAIIRHNEKYTAGKFPLAIVLAPTRELAKQVEREFLDSSPLETVCVYGGTPIMQQIRKLNYGVDVVIGTPGRMIDLLKRGALSLAEIRFVVLDEADQMLSVGFDQDVETILERVPPQRQTLMFSATMPTWIRKLTQKYLNSPVTVDLVGEDDQKLAEGISLLSVSSENRQKPAVLGELIKEHAKGGKCIVFTQTKRDADRLSHNMSRSFQCEALHGDISQSQRERTLAGFRDGRFNILIATDVAARGLDIPNVDLIIHYELPNSSEIFVHRSGRTGRAGKKGTAIVMYSYEQSRAVRVIERDVGCKFTELPKINVEGSVLLDGGFDSFGGGGYSGSNYGRSRGFGGRGGGGFGRLGGGGGGGFGDSGFGRSGGGGFGDSGFGRSGGGGGFGDSGFGRSGGGGGLSDSGFGRSSGGGSGFGRSGGFGDSGSGRFGGSFGNSGSGSFGGFGDKNSR